The following proteins are co-located in the Helicobacter pylori genome:
- the tsf gene encoding translation elongation factor Ts, with translation MSGISAQLVKKLRDLTDAGMMDCKKALVEVAGDLQKAIDFLREKGLSKAAKKADRIAAEGVVALEVAPDFKSAIMVEINSETDFVAKNEGFKELVKKTLETIKAHNIHTTEELLKSPLDNKPFEEYLHSQIAVIGENILVRKIAHLKAPSFHIINGYVHSNARVGVLITIKYDNEKNAPKVVELARNIAMHAAAMKPQVLDSKDFSLDFVKKETLALIAEIEKDNEEAKRLGKPLKNIPTFGSRIELSDEVLAHQKKAFENELKEQGKPEKIWDKIVPGKMERFIADNTLIDQRLTLLGQFYVMDDKKTIAQVIADCSKEWDDDLKITEYARFELGEGIEKKTENFAEEVALQMK, from the coding sequence ATGTCAGGAATTAGTGCTCAATTAGTCAAAAAATTAAGGGATTTAACCGATGCGGGCATGATGGATTGCAAAAAAGCCCTTGTAGAAGTGGCTGGGGATTTGCAAAAGGCTATTGATTTCTTGCGCGAAAAAGGCTTGAGTAAAGCCGCTAAAAAGGCCGATAGGATCGCTGCTGAGGGCGTAGTCGCTTTAGAAGTAGCACCCGATTTTAAAAGCGCGATAATGGTAGAAATCAATAGCGAAACGGATTTTGTGGCTAAAAATGAGGGCTTTAAGGAATTGGTGAAAAAAACTTTAGAAACGATCAAAGCCCACAATATTCACACCACAGAAGAACTGCTTAAAAGCCCATTAGACAACAAGCCTTTTGAAGAATATTTGCACTCTCAAATCGCTGTGATTGGTGAAAACATTTTAGTGAGAAAAATCGCTCATTTAAAAGCCCCTAGCTTTCACATCATCAATGGCTATGTGCATTCTAACGCCAGGGTGGGCGTGTTAATCACCATAAAATACGATAATGAGAAAAACGCTCCAAAAGTGGTGGAATTGGCCCGAAACATCGCCATGCATGCCGCAGCGATGAAACCTCAAGTATTAGACAGCAAAGACTTTAGCCTTGATTTTGTCAAAAAAGAAACTTTAGCCTTGATCGCTGAAATTGAAAAAGACAATGAAGAGGCTAAACGCTTGGGCAAACCTTTAAAAAACATTCCTACTTTTGGGAGTCGCATTGAATTGAGCGATGAAGTTTTAGCCCATCAAAAAAAGGCTTTTGAAAACGAACTAAAAGAGCAGGGCAAGCCTGAAAAAATCTGGGATAAAATCGTTCCAGGAAAAATGGAAAGATTCATCGCTGATAACACCCTTATTGATCAACGCCTAACCCTTTTAGGGCAATTCTATGTCATGGACGATAAAAAAACTATCGCTCAAGTCATCGCTGATTGTTCCAAAGAGTGGGATGATGATTTAAAAATCACTGAGTATGCGCGTTTTGAATTGGGCGAAGGCATTGAGAAAAAGACGGAGAATTTCGCTGAAGAAGTGGCTTTGCAAATGAAGTGA
- a CDS encoding peptidoglycan D,D-transpeptidase FtsI family protein: MDNKNIDPNFNPEQFLETQKYKGMVTALIFLLLFFIFLMVAFKKAFFAQANMPTLVMSKQDTATRGTIYSQDNYSLAASQTLFKLGFDTRFLNPDKEDFFIDFLSIYSNIPKKSLKDAINTKGYIILAYDLTPNMAANIRDLNKKFLAFGVFQNFKDAHDKVWQKQGLNIEVSGVSRHYPYQNSLEPIIGYVQKQEEDKLTLTTGKKGVEKSQDHLLKAQQNGIRTGKRDVSFNFIQNHSYTEVERLDGYEVYLSIPLKLQREIETLLDKTKDKLRAKEILVGIINPKSGEILSLASSKRFNPNAIKTSDYESLNLSVAEKVFEPGSTIKPIVYSLLLDKNLINPKERIDLNHGYYQLGKYTIKDDFIPSKKAVVEDILIQSSNVGMIKISKNLNPEDFYNGLLGYGFSQKTGIDLSLEATGKIPPLSAFKREVLKGSVSYGYGLNATFLQLLRAYAVFSNEGKLTTPYLVQRETAPNGDIYIPSPKPTFQVISPKSARKMKETLIKVVRYGTGKNAQFEGLYIGGKTGTARVAKNGSYSAESYNSSFFGFAEDERQVFTIGVVILGSHGKEEYYASKIAAPIFKEITEILVRYNYLSPSIAIQNALEKNRFKIK; encoded by the coding sequence ATGGATAATAAAAACATTGATCCCAACTTCAACCCAGAGCAATTTTTAGAAACCCAAAAATACAAGGGCATGGTTACGGCTTTAATCTTTTTATTGCTTTTTTTTATTTTTTTAATGGTGGCTTTTAAAAAAGCTTTTTTTGCCCAAGCCAACATGCCCACTCTAGTGATGAGCAAACAAGACACTGCGACTAGGGGGACTATCTATAGTCAAGACAACTACAGCCTGGCCGCTTCGCAAACCCTTTTCAAACTGGGCTTTGATACAAGGTTTTTAAACCCGGATAAAGAAGATTTTTTCATTGATTTCCTTTCTATTTATAGCAATATCCCTAAAAAGTCCTTAAAAGACGCCATCAATACGAAAGGCTATATCATTCTAGCCTATGATCTCACGCCCAATATGGCCGCTAATATTAGGGACTTGAATAAGAAATTTTTAGCCTTTGGGGTTTTTCAAAATTTCAAAGACGCGCACGATAAAGTGTGGCAAAAACAAGGGCTAAACATTGAAGTGAGCGGCGTTTCCAGGCATTACCCTTATCAAAATAGCCTAGAGCCAATCATTGGCTATGTGCAAAAACAAGAAGAAGACAAACTCACTTTAACTACCGGTAAAAAAGGCGTTGAAAAATCTCAAGATCACTTGCTTAAAGCCCAACAAAATGGCATAAGAACAGGCAAAAGGGATGTGAGTTTTAACTTTATCCAAAACCACTCTTACACAGAGGTTGAACGCCTTGATGGCTATGAGGTGTATTTGAGCATTCCTTTAAAACTCCAAAGAGAAATTGAAACCCTATTAGATAAAACTAAAGACAAACTCAGGGCTAAAGAAATCCTAGTGGGTATCATTAACCCTAAAAGCGGGGAAATCTTATCGCTAGCTTCAAGCAAGCGCTTCAATCCTAACGCCATTAAAACCAGCGATTATGAAAGCTTGAATTTGAGCGTTGCCGAAAAGGTTTTTGAGCCAGGCAGCACGATTAAACCCATTGTTTATTCCTTGCTGTTAGACAAGAATCTAATCAACCCTAAAGAACGCATTGATTTAAACCATGGCTATTACCAACTAGGAAAATACACCATTAAAGACGACTTTATCCCCAGTAAAAAAGCCGTTGTGGAAGACATTTTGATCCAATCTAGCAATGTGGGCATGATAAAAATCAGTAAAAATCTCAACCCAGAGGATTTCTATAACGGGCTTTTAGGCTACGGGTTTTCTCAAAAAACCGGCATTGACTTATCCTTAGAGGCCACAGGAAAGATCCCTCCTTTGTCCGCTTTCAAGCGTGAAGTGTTAAAGGGCAGCGTCTCTTATGGCTATGGGTTGAACGCGACTTTCTTACAGCTTTTAAGGGCTTATGCGGTGTTTTCTAATGAAGGCAAATTGACTACCCCTTATTTAGTGCAACGAGAAACCGCCCCTAATGGCGATATTTACATCCCTAGCCCCAAACCCACTTTTCAAGTCATTAGCCCCAAAAGCGCTAGAAAAATGAAAGAAACCTTAATCAAAGTGGTGCGTTATGGCACCGGTAAAAACGCTCAATTTGAAGGGCTATACATAGGGGGCAAAACCGGCACGGCTAGGGTTGCTAAAAACGGGAGTTATAGTGCGGAGTCCTACAACAGCTCTTTTTTTGGGTTCGCTGAAGATGAAAGGCAGGTTTTTACTATCGGCGTGGTTATCTTAGGCTCGCATGGCAAGGAAGAATATTACGCTAGCAAGATTGCAGCCCCTATTTTTAAAGAAATCACCGAAATTTTAGTGCGTTACAATTATCTATCGCCCTCTATTGCGATTCAAAACGCATTGGAGAAAAACCGCTTTAAAATAAAATAA
- a CDS encoding transcriptional regulator, producing the protein MIAWSFLKRGFVVPTPHFNRFCHQKFMLSCVVKNRSYAIFK; encoded by the coding sequence ATGATCGCTTGGTCCTTTTTAAAGAGAGGGTTTGTTGTTCCTACACCCCATTTTAACAGATTTTGCCATCAAAAATTCATGCTCTCATGCGTTGTGAAAAACCGAAGCTACGCCATTTTCAAGTAA
- the fliE gene encoding flagellar hook-basal body complex protein FliE, which yields MQAIHNDKSLLSPFSELNTDNRTKREESGSTFKEQKGGEFSKLLKQSINELNNTQEQSDKALADMATGQIKDLHQAAIAIGKAETSMKLMLEVRNKAISAYKELLRTQI from the coding sequence ATGCAAGCCATACACAATGATAAAAGCTTATTGAGTCCTTTCTCTGAGCTTAACACGGACAACAGGACTAAAAGAGAAGAATCGGGTAGCACTTTCAAAGAACAAAAAGGTGGGGAGTTTTCTAAACTCTTAAAACAATCTATCAATGAGCTTAACAACACTCAAGAGCAATCTGATAAAGCCTTAGCGGATATGGCGACAGGGCAAATCAAAGACTTGCACCAAGCGGCTATCGCCATAGGGAAGGCTGAAACGAGCATGAAACTCATGCTTGAAGTGCGCAACAAAGCGATTAGCGCTTATAAAGAGCTTTTAAGAACGCAGATCTAG
- the flgC gene encoding flagellar basal body rod protein FlgC encodes MFLSSFDISGYGLSAQRLRANLISSNIANANTTRTSEGGPYRRQEAVFRAFDFNEILNQKIAQNNQIIPYEDPLDEGDDNPLIPITSVVVDKIVRDDSEPLMKYDPSHPDANAQGYVAYPNVNAVVEMADLVEATRAYQANVAAFQSAKNMAQNAISMLQT; translated from the coding sequence ATGTTTTTATCTTCTTTTGATATTAGCGGTTATGGTTTGTCCGCCCAACGCTTAAGGGCTAATTTGATTTCTTCTAATATCGCTAACGCTAACACCACGCGCACGAGCGAAGGAGGTCCTTATAGGAGGCAAGAAGCAGTGTTTAGGGCTTTTGATTTCAACGAGATTTTAAACCAAAAAATCGCCCAAAACAATCAAATTATCCCCTATGAAGACCCCTTAGATGAAGGCGATGACAACCCATTAATCCCCATTACAAGCGTGGTGGTGGATAAGATTGTGCGCGATGATAGCGAGCCGTTAATGAAATACGATCCCAGCCACCCTGACGCTAACGCTCAAGGCTATGTGGCTTACCCCAATGTGAATGCGGTGGTTGAAATGGCGGACTTAGTGGAAGCGACTAGAGCCTATCAGGCTAATGTTGCAGCCTTTCAAAGCGCTAAAAACATGGCGCAAAACGCGATTAGTATGTTACAAACATGA
- the flgB gene encoding flagellar basal body rod protein FlgB: MIFACFNLQGFKKGVLMDFSKAFGLVYKALDYRALRQDMIASNIANVDTPFYRPKDLDFESVLAKKKAEIFENQSSKVLPLAHTNPRHLDFENSAKDGASLFFRDGHLAKNDGNSVDLDIETSEMGKNSTMYLALSSALKKYRGVINYAIDSSKNL; the protein is encoded by the coding sequence ATGATTTTTGCATGCTTTAATTTGCAAGGGTTTAAAAAAGGGGTTTTGATGGATTTTTCTAAAGCGTTTGGATTGGTTTATAAAGCACTAGATTATAGGGCTTTAAGGCAAGATATGATCGCTTCTAACATCGCTAATGTGGATACCCCCTTTTACAGGCCAAAGGATTTGGATTTTGAAAGCGTTTTAGCAAAGAAAAAAGCAGAAATTTTTGAAAACCAATCCAGTAAAGTTTTGCCTTTAGCCCACACTAACCCTAGGCATTTAGACTTTGAAAATAGCGCTAAAGATGGGGCGAGCCTTTTTTTTAGAGACGGGCATTTGGCTAAAAATGATGGCAACAGCGTGGATTTAGACATAGAAACGAGTGAAATGGGCAAGAACTCTACCATGTATTTAGCCTTGAGTTCAGCCTTAAAAAAGTATCGAGGCGTGATCAATTACGCCATTGATTCCAGTAAGAATTTATAG
- a CDS encoding FtsW/RodA/SpoVE family cell cycle protein, which produces MTTDRNLFFCASLLIFLGVLMSYSLSTYTTVVLYHYGEFHFFIRQLVGAIIGIVIMWGLSRVDPSKWFSRLGFFLLFIPPLLIIGMFFLPESLSSSAGGAKRWIRLGFFSLAPLEFLKIGFTFFLAWSLSRTFVAKEKANVKEELITFVPYSVVFVALAIGVGVLQNDLGQIVLLGAVLAVLLVFSGGSAHLFGLIISGAFAISVLAIVTSEHRILRLKLWWSNLQNSLFTLLPDRLANALRISDLPESYQVFHAGNAMHNGGFLGQGLGLGQIKLGFLSEVHTDMVLAGIAEEWGFLGLCVCFILFSVLIVLIFRIANRLKEPKYSLFCVGVVLLISFSLVINAFGVGGILPVKGLAVPFLSYGGSSLLANCIAIGLVLSLARYTKG; this is translated from the coding sequence ATGACTACAGACAGAAACCTGTTTTTTTGCGCTTCGCTATTGATTTTTTTGGGGGTATTGATGAGCTATTCGCTCTCAACTTACACCACAGTGGTGCTGTATCATTATGGGGAATTCCATTTTTTCATACGCCAGCTTGTGGGTGCAATCATAGGGATTGTCATCATGTGGGGGTTGTCTAGGGTTGATCCTAGCAAGTGGTTTAGCCGTTTGGGGTTTTTTCTTCTTTTTATCCCACCATTACTCATTATTGGCATGTTTTTTTTGCCAGAAAGCCTTTCTAGCAGCGCAGGGGGGGCGAAGCGTTGGATCCGTTTGGGGTTTTTCTCTCTAGCGCCTTTGGAGTTTTTAAAGATTGGTTTCACCTTTTTTCTTGCGTGGAGTTTGTCTCGCACCTTTGTGGCAAAAGAAAAGGCTAATGTCAAAGAAGAACTGATCACTTTTGTGCCTTATTCGGTGGTGTTTGTGGCCTTAGCGATTGGGGTGGGGGTTTTGCAAAACGATTTGGGGCAGATTGTTCTTTTGGGGGCGGTTTTAGCGGTGTTATTGGTTTTTTCTGGGGGGAGTGCGCATTTGTTTGGCTTGATTATTTCAGGGGCGTTTGCGATCAGTGTTTTAGCGATTGTTACAAGCGAGCATAGGATTTTACGCCTGAAATTGTGGTGGTCTAATTTGCAAAACTCACTTTTCACGCTTTTGCCGGATAGATTAGCGAACGCTCTTAGAATAAGCGACTTGCCCGAATCCTATCAGGTCTTTCATGCAGGCAATGCCATGCATAATGGGGGGTTTTTGGGGCAAGGGCTTGGGCTAGGGCAAATCAAGCTCGGGTTTTTAAGCGAAGTGCATACAGATATGGTTTTAGCTGGGATCGCCGAAGAATGGGGGTTTTTGGGGTTATGCGTTTGTTTTATTTTGTTTTCTGTTTTGATTGTTTTGATTTTTAGGATCGCTAACCGCTTGAAAGAGCCAAAATATTCGCTATTTTGCGTGGGCGTGGTGCTGCTTATCAGTTTTTCTTTGGTGATTAATGCTTTTGGGGTGGGCGGAATTCTTCCGGTTAAAGGCCTAGCGGTGCCGTTTTTGAGCTATGGAGGGAGTTCGCTTTTAGCGAATTGTATCGCTATAGGGCTTGTTCTAAGCCTAGCGCGATACACGAAGGGCTAA
- a CDS encoding ABC transporter substrate-binding protein — MLIARFKKALISYSLGALLVSSLLGVANASNQEIQVKDYFGEQTIKLPVSKIIYLGSFAEVPAMFNTWDRVVGISDYAFKSDIVKATLKDPNRIKSMSSDHVAALNVELLKKLSPDLVVTFVGNPKAVEHAKKFGISFLSFQEKTIAEVMEDIDAQAKALEVDASKKFAKMQETLDFIKERLKNVKNKKGVELFHKANKISGHQALDSDILEKGGIDNFGLKYVKFGRADISVEKIVKENPEIIFIWWISPLSPEDVLNNPKFATIKAIKNKQVYKLPTMDIGGPRAPLISLYIALKAHPEAFKGVDINAIVKDYYKVVFDLNDAEVEPFLWH, encoded by the coding sequence ATGTTAATCGCTCGCTTTAAAAAAGCTTTAATTTCTTATTCTTTAGGGGCACTTCTTGTTTCATCGTTATTAGGCGTGGCTAACGCTTCTAATCAAGAAATCCAAGTCAAGGATTATTTTGGGGAGCAAACCATAAAGCTTCCTGTTTCTAAAATAATCTACTTGGGTAGCTTTGCAGAAGTGCCTGCCATGTTCAATACTTGGGATAGGGTCGTGGGCATTTCGGATTACGCTTTTAAATCTGATATTGTTAAAGCCACTCTCAAAGATCCTAATCGCATTAAATCCATGAGCAGTGATCATGTGGCGGCGTTGAATGTGGAGCTTTTAAAAAAGCTTAGCCCCGATCTTGTGGTAACCTTTGTGGGCAACCCTAAAGCGGTAGAGCATGCGAAAAAATTTGGTATATCATTCCTTTCTTTCCAAGAAAAAACCATTGCAGAAGTCATGGAAGATATTGACGCTCAAGCTAAAGCCTTAGAAGTTGATGCTTCTAAAAAATTCGCCAAAATGCAAGAAACTTTGGATTTTATTAAAGAGCGTTTGAAGAATGTTAAAAACAAAAAGGGCGTGGAGCTTTTCCATAAAGCCAATAAAATCAGCGGCCATCAAGCCCTCGATTCAGATATTTTAGAAAAAGGGGGCATAGATAATTTTGGCTTGAAATACGTTAAGTTTGGACGTGCTGACATTAGCGTGGAAAAAATCGTTAAAGAAAACCCTGAGATTATCTTTATTTGGTGGATAAGCCCGCTTAGCCCTGAAGATGTGTTAAACAACCCCAAATTTGCTACTATCAAAGCTATCAAAAACAAGCAAGTTTATAAACTCCCCACAATGGATATTGGCGGTCCTAGAGCCCCACTCATTAGCTTGTATATCGCTTTAAAAGCCCATCCTGAAGCCTTTAAGGGCGTGGATATTAATGCGATAGTCAAAGATTATTATAAGGTGGTTTTTGATTTGAATGACGCAGAAGTTGAACCCTTTTTATGGCACTAA
- a CDS encoding peroxiredoxin — protein sequence MLVTKLAPDFKAPAVLGNNEVDEHFELSKNLGKSGAILFFWPKDFTFVCPTEIIAFDKRVKDFHEKGFNVIGVSIDSEQVHYAWKNTPVEKGGIGQVTFPMVADITKSISRDYDVLFEEAIALRGAFLIDKNMKVRHAVINDLPLGRNADEMLRMVDALLHFEEHGEVCPAGWRKGDKGMKATHQGVAEYLKENSINL from the coding sequence ATGTTAGTTACAAAACTTGCCCCCGATTTTAAAGCGCCTGCCGTTTTAGGAAACAATGAGGTTGATGAACACTTTGAGCTTTCCAAAAATTTAGGTAAGAGCGGTGCGATTCTTTTCTTTTGGCCAAAAGATTTTACTTTTGTATGCCCTACAGAAATCATTGCGTTTGACAAAAGAGTGAAAGACTTCCACGAAAAAGGCTTTAATGTGATTGGCGTGTCTATTGACAGCGAGCAAGTCCATTATGCATGGAAAAACACCCCTGTAGAAAAAGGCGGTATTGGTCAAGTAACTTTCCCCATGGTGGCTGATATTACTAAGAGCATTTCTAGAGACTATGATGTGTTGTTTGAAGAAGCGATCGCTTTGAGAGGGGCTTTTTTGATTGACAAAAACATGAAAGTAAGACATGCAGTGATCAATGACTTGCCATTAGGTAGGAATGCAGATGAAATGCTTCGCATGGTAGACGCTCTCTTACACTTTGAAGAACACGGTGAAGTATGCCCAGCAGGCTGGAGAAAAGGCGATAAAGGCATGAAAGCGACTCATCAAGGCGTTGCAGAATATCTTAAAGAAAATTCCATTAACCTTTAA
- a CDS encoding MetQ/NlpA family ABC transporter substrate-binding protein, which produces MNIFKRIICVTAIVLGFFNLLDAKHHKEKKEDHKITRELKVGANPVPHAQILQSVVDDLKEKGIKLVIVSFTDYVLPNLALNDGSLDANYFQHRPYLDRFNLDRKMHLVGLANIHVEPLRFYSQKITDIKNLKKGSVIAVPNDPANQGRALILLHKQGLIALKDPSNLYATEFDIVKNPYNIKIKPLEAALLPKVLGDVDGAIITGNYALQAKLTGALFSEDKDSPYANLIATREDNVQDEAIKALIEALQSEKTRKFILDTYKGAIIPAF; this is translated from the coding sequence ATGAACATATTCAAGCGTATTATTTGCGTAACGGCTATTGTTTTAGGTTTTTTTAACCTTTTAGACGCCAAACACCACAAAGAAAAAAAAGAAGACCACAAAATCACTCGTGAGCTTAAAGTGGGCGCTAACCCTGTGCCGCATGCGCAAATCTTGCAATCAGTCGTGGACGATTTGAAAGAGAAAGGGATCAAATTAGTGATCGTGTCTTTTACCGATTATGTGTTGCCTAATTTAGCGCTCAATGACGGCTCTTTAGACGCGAATTACTTCCAGCACCGCCCTTATTTGGATCGGTTTAATTTGGACAGAAAAATGCACCTTGTTGGTTTGGCCAATATCCATGTGGAGCCTTTAAGATTTTATTCTCAAAAAATCACAGACATTAAAAACCTTAAAAAAGGATCAGTGATTGCCGTGCCAAATGATCCGGCCAATCAAGGCAGGGCGTTGATTTTACTCCATAAACAAGGCCTTATCGCCCTCAAAGACCCAAGCAATCTATACGCTACGGAGTTTGATATTGTCAAAAATCCTTACAATATCAAAATCAAGCCTTTAGAAGCCGCGCTATTGCCTAAAGTTTTAGGGGATGTGGATGGGGCCATCATAACAGGGAATTATGCCTTGCAAGCGAAACTCACCGGAGCCTTATTTTCAGAAGACAAGGACTCGCCTTATGCCAATCTAATAGCCACTCGTGAGGACAACGTGCAAGATGAAGCCATAAAAGCGCTGATTGAAGCCTTACAAAGTGAAAAGACCAGGAAATTCATTTTGGATACTTATAAAGGGGCGATTATCCCGGCTTTTTAA